Within the Staphylococcus warneri genome, the region TGGCTTTCTGAAACAACTCGCTCTAAAACCTCCTGTGATAATTTATTAACTTTTAATAAATGGTGTTTTACTATTTCGTCCAATTAACTCACCTCCTTTAAGTTGTTTGTTCGATTGTGGGTAGGATGTCGTTATCTTTAAGTAATTCATAGATGAAAAGACGTCCTTTTTGTGTCCACTTGGTATTCATTCTTACTGATGTACTCCCATCTTTATGCTCAATTTCTGTAGTTGATGAATGTGTATAACCTTTGTCTTGAATATTTGAGTAAAGTAACCATTGTCCTGATTGTTTGTATTGAACTTTTAAATCATGAAGTAGTTTGTTTAATGCTTGAGCTGACATACCGTAATCTTTTGCAATTTGGCCGACAGTGACCAAACTTTTATTATTCAAGATAGTATCTAAATAAGATGCTTTAGGTTCATATTCGGCTATTTTCTGTTTGTTCATGTTATTTTCCAGTTCTAACTTCTCTTTTTCTTCTACTGTTTGAAGTAATTGTGTTAAAGCTTCTTTATATGTTCCAGGTAATCTGCTTTGAATCGCGTTCTCCATCTCGTTGAATTTGTTGATGTACGCCATTTTGAATTCGTTATGACCTTGAATGTTGAACATGTATAGAGTGAAACCGTCTTTGGTTAGTAAGTATTCTTTTCTACTTTCTCCTTTAGAATCTTTATATTCGCTTGGAATGATTAACGAGCTCACATTTGAGCCGGTTAAAATTTTCTCTAATCCTCTGAGTACATTTTTGTGAGTTCTATTTAACTCATTCGCTACTACTCGACTAGAAACAACTGCTCCTAATTCTGTATTGTTTTCAATTTGAATTTCTTGTAATGCTTGCATAACTTGTATGCTCCTTTCTGCTATACTCCTTTTAAGGAGGTGATAATATGGAATTAAAATATGAACTTATACGACAAGTTCTATTAGTTGTTGAAAGTAAGAAAGACTTAAGAAATTTCTTAGACCATGAAGATATATATGTTGATATAGATTCAAATAAATATTCTAAAGATGATGTTGCATACACACTGTTAAAGTCTAGAGATGCTGGTTTAATCGATGCTGAACCTATAAAAGGCTCTGAACTTTCTAGTTTTATGATTGGTCATCTTACATTCACCGGTCACGAATTTTTAAATAGTGTTGCTGATGAAAATGTATGGAAAGAAACAAAATCAAAAGCTTCTAAATTAAAAACCGTTACTCTACCTGTATTGCAACAATTAGCGGTATCAGTAATGAACAAACAATTAGGTTTAAGCTAATTTGAATTCTTTTCCTTGAATCAGTGCATAAAGGTTGTTTCTTGTTTTTGGGAATTTTGCGTATAACGATTCATAACTATCAATTAAACAATTTGATTCAAATATAGGTCGTCTATTATTTTCTTCGTCATAGTAGTAATAGATGACTTTTTTATTTTGTTCATGCATTTGTTTTCCTCCTTTAAGTTGTTTGATGTTCTTTTTCTTCGACTAAAACGTATTTAAAATACGATTCGTCTTTTAAAAAAATAATCTCATCGATTGAGACTTCTAAAGTGTTAGCGATTTTAAACGCATCTTTAGGTTTAATCATTTCTGGATTGTTTTCCCAAAAATTATATGTTGATGGCGAAATACCTAATTTACTAGCGAAAGATGATTGAGTATAACCTTTTCTTTTGCGCCATTCATCTAATTTTAGGTTCTGTTTGATGTGATTCATTTTTTGACCTCCTCGTTAAGCTCTGATTAGATTATATCGAATTATAAATACGATTTCAAGTGTTTTTCGTAATTATTTTTTTGAAATTAGTAATTTTATTTTTGTAAATCGTATTTTAAGTGTTGCAATTACGATTTTTCATAGTATAATAAAAAGTGTCAAAAACATCATATATAAGGAAGGTAATTAAAATGGCTTTCAAAAATTCCATCAAAGAGATTAGATTAGATAATAGACTATCGAAAGTTGAAATGGCTAAAAAATTAGATGTTTCCGAAGGCACAATAAGAATGTGGGAAAACGGTAAGAATGAACCTAGAATGGGAATGATTGAAAAAATATCTAGCTTATTCCATGTTTCAAAAGGATATCTTTTAGGGGAAGTAGAAGAATCAACACTACCAGATTTTGACGGCGAAGTTGATATTCCTTATTATGGCAAAGTTTCTGCAGGTAATTTTGAAGAAATGACAATTGACAATGAATCAGTCAAAGCACCAAATTTTGCATTCAATGGTCGTAAACCTAGCGAATGTATTGCTTTGCAAGTAAATGGAGATAGCATGAACAAAATTTTGGCTAATGGATCATACATAATCGTACATGATTATAGGAAGAATCAAGACTATAAGTTAAATAGTAATGATATTCTAGTTCTTCGTTTAGGTGGCGAATACACGGTAAAACGTGTTAGACGTACTGAAACAAAGTTACATTTAGACCCAGTAAGTTATTCTGATGAGTTCAAAACGAATTCTTATGATTTAGATTCTATAGATGAAATTGAAGTAATTGGAAAAGTTATTTATAACTACCAAATTTTTGATTAATAAGCGACCTAGTGACGCTTTAATATAAAAATATATAAAGGGGCAACAAAAATGAAATTTAAAATATTAGGAACTGCATTACTATCTGCAACATTATTATTAACTGCATGTGGTCAAAATGATGACAACACAAAGAAAAATGATAACAAAAAATCAGAAAGTAAATCTGATAAGAAGTCTAATGATCCAAAGAAGAATAAAGATAAAAAATCAGAGGAAAATAAAGAGAAAGATAACAACAAAGAAAAAGACCAATCAAGTGAAGATAATCAACAAAATGAACAGTCTAATGCTCAAAATAATTCTCAGAACAATTCAAATCAGAATAACCAACAAGCTCAACAGTCTCAACAACAACCTGCTCAAAACCAACAAGCAAATGCACAACAAAACAGTGGTGATCTAAATCAAGAACAGATGGAAGCTAATGCCAAAGTTGCTAAACAAAACGGTTATACTGGTGAAGCTAATGGAGATATGGGTGGTGTCCCAACTTCTAATGAATCGTTAAGTGAACGAGAGATTCAAAATGAAATTAATCAAAAAGCAAATACTGAAGAAGGTGCAGAAGTGATAAGAAGGTTAGGACAACAAGGAATTAAAGTCGAAGATCCTTCTAAAGCTCAAAGTTACGAAGTTAATGAATAATAATTTTAGTTTCTTTTGTATTATTAACCGTCTTACTGACACTTTAATATAAATTTATAAAGGAGAAATATAATGAAAATAATTAATTACCAAGTTAAACTGAGGAAAATTTATTATACCGTGAGAACTAACAGAGGTAATGTTTTTAGGAAGTCACGTCCTAAAAAGGAAAGTATTATAAAAACACGCAGAAAATTACAAAAATACGCCAGAGAAATTGATGAAAAAAGACAGTAAGTCCAAAGGAGTCGTAGATGATGACATTCGTTATTGAATGCCTATTAATTTTACTAATTGTAAATATTATTTTGTTAATCATCAATATTTATAAACTTATAAAAGCGAACGAACAAATTTACAAAAGAGCTTATACCATGTGGACGGTATTAACCATAGTTTTTATCTCTATTATCGTGATAATACTATATAATTTTATT harbors:
- a CDS encoding phage antirepressor KilAC domain-containing protein; translation: MQALQEIQIENNTELGAVVSSRVVANELNRTHKNVLRGLEKILTGSNVSSLIIPSEYKDSKGESRKEYLLTKDGFTLYMFNIQGHNEFKMAYINKFNEMENAIQSRLPGTYKEALTQLLQTVEEKEKLELENNMNKQKIAEYEPKASYLDTILNNKSLVTVGQIAKDYGMSAQALNKLLHDLKVQYKQSGQWLLYSNIQDKGYTHSSTTEIEHKDGSTSVRMNTKWTQKGRLFIYELLKDNDILPTIEQTT
- a CDS encoding DUF2513 domain-containing protein, producing the protein MELKYELIRQVLLVVESKKDLRNFLDHEDIYVDIDSNKYSKDDVAYTLLKSRDAGLIDAEPIKGSELSSFMIGHLTFTGHEFLNSVADENVWKETKSKASKLKTVTLPVLQQLAVSVMNKQLGLS
- a CDS encoding helix-turn-helix domain-containing protein yields the protein MNHIKQNLKLDEWRKRKGYTQSSFASKLGISPSTYNFWENNPEMIKPKDAFKIANTLEVSIDEIIFLKDESYFKYVLVEEKEHQTT
- a CDS encoding XRE family transcriptional regulator, which translates into the protein MAFKNSIKEIRLDNRLSKVEMAKKLDVSEGTIRMWENGKNEPRMGMIEKISSLFHVSKGYLLGEVEESTLPDFDGEVDIPYYGKVSAGNFEEMTIDNESVKAPNFAFNGRKPSECIALQVNGDSMNKILANGSYIIVHDYRKNQDYKLNSNDILVLRLGGEYTVKRVRRTETKLHLDPVSYSDEFKTNSYDLDSIDEIEVIGKVIYNYQIFD